The following coding sequences lie in one Pseudorca crassidens isolate mPseCra1 chromosome 2, mPseCra1.hap1, whole genome shotgun sequence genomic window:
- the PLEKHO1 gene encoding pleckstrin homology domain-containing family O member 1 isoform X2 — translation MMKKNNSTKRGPQDGNHQSAPPEKVGWVRKFCGKGIFREIWKNRYVVLKGDQLYISEKEVKDEKNVQEVFDLSDYEKCEELRKSKSRSKKNHSKFTLAHSKQPGNTAPNLIFLAVSPEEKESWINALNSAITRAKNRILDEVTVEEDSYLAHPTRDRAKIQHSRRPPTRGHLMAVASTSTSDGMLTLDLIQEEDPSPEEPTSCAESFRVDLDKSVAQLAGSRRRADSDRIQPSSDRASGLPRLWEKPDRGATYTPQAPKKLSPAEKGRCASLEEILSQRDTAAARTLQLQAQDPPTPIPPHPGQLSRIQDLVARKLEKTQELLAEVQGLGDGKRKAKDPPRSPPDSESEQLLLETERLLGEASSNWSQAKRVLQEVRELRDLYRQMDLQTPDSHLRQPSQHSQYRKSLM, via the exons ATGATGAAGAAGAACAATTCCACCAAGCGG GGGCCTCAGGATGGAAATCATCAGTCTGCACCGCCTGAGAAGGTCGGCTGGGTCCGGAAATTCTGCGGGAAAGGGATTTTCAGGGAGATTTGGAAAAACCGCTACGTGGTGCTGAAAGGGGACCAGCTCTACATCTCCGAAAAAGAG gtaaaagatgagaaaaatgttcAAGAGGTGTTTGACCTGAGTGACTATGAGAAGTGTGAAGAGCTCCGGAAATCCAAGAGCAGGAGCAAGAAGAATCATAGCAAGTTCACTCTTGCCCACTCCAAACAGCCTGGGAACACG GCACCCAACTTGATCTTCCTGGCAGTGAGTCCGGAAGAGAAGGAATCGTGGATCAACGCCCTCAACTCCGCCATCACCCGCGCCAAGAACCGCATCTTGGATGAG GTCACCGTTGAGGAGGACAGCTATCTCGCACACCCAACTCGAGACAGGGCAAAAATCCAGCACTCCCGCCGCCCCCCAACTCGGGGACACCTAATGGCTGTG GCTTCAACCTCTACCTCGGATGGCATGCTGACCTTGGACCTGATCCAGGAGGAAGACCCTTCCCCTGAGGAACCAACCTCCTGTGCTGAGAGCTTTCGAGTCGACCTGGACAAGTCTGTGGCCCAGCTGGCAGGCAGCCGGCGGAGAGCAGACTCAGACCGCATCCAGCCCTCCTCGGACCGGGCAAGCGGCCTTCCCCGACTTTGGGAAAAGCCAGACAGAGGGGCCACCTACACCCCCCAGGCACCCAAGAAGTTGAGCCCCGCAGAAAAAGGCCGCTGTGCCTCCCTGGAGGAGATCCTGTCTCAGCGGGACACTGCCGCAGCCCGCACCCTCCAACTGCAGGCCCAGGACCCCCcgacccccatcccaccccacccggGGCAGCTGTCCCGGATCCAGGACCTGGTAGCAAGGAAACTGGAGAAGACTCAGGAGCTGCTGGCAGAGGTTCAGGGACTGGGAGACGGGAAGCGAAAGGCCAAGGACCCCCCTCGGTCTCCTCCCGATTCTGAGTCAGAACAGCTGCTGCTGGAGACAGAGCGGCTGCTGGGAGAGGCGTCATCAAATTGGAGCCAGGCGAAGAGGGTGCTCCAGGAAGTCAGGGAGCTGAGGGACCTGTACAGACAGATGGACCTGCAGACCCCCGACTCCCACCTCAGACAGCCCAGCCAGCATAGCCAGTACCGGAAGAGCCTGATGTAG
- the PLEKHO1 gene encoding pleckstrin homology domain-containing family O member 1 isoform X1, whose product MMKKNNSTKRGPQDGNHQSAPPEKVGWVRKFCGKGIFREIWKNRYVVLKGDQLYISEKEVKDEKNVQEVFDLSDYEKCEELRKSKSRSKKNHSKFTLAHSKQPGNTVRSACRLGHRNIDQAPNLIFLAVSPEEKESWINALNSAITRAKNRILDEVTVEEDSYLAHPTRDRAKIQHSRRPPTRGHLMAVASTSTSDGMLTLDLIQEEDPSPEEPTSCAESFRVDLDKSVAQLAGSRRRADSDRIQPSSDRASGLPRLWEKPDRGATYTPQAPKKLSPAEKGRCASLEEILSQRDTAAARTLQLQAQDPPTPIPPHPGQLSRIQDLVARKLEKTQELLAEVQGLGDGKRKAKDPPRSPPDSESEQLLLETERLLGEASSNWSQAKRVLQEVRELRDLYRQMDLQTPDSHLRQPSQHSQYRKSLM is encoded by the exons ATGATGAAGAAGAACAATTCCACCAAGCGG GGGCCTCAGGATGGAAATCATCAGTCTGCACCGCCTGAGAAGGTCGGCTGGGTCCGGAAATTCTGCGGGAAAGGGATTTTCAGGGAGATTTGGAAAAACCGCTACGTGGTGCTGAAAGGGGACCAGCTCTACATCTCCGAAAAAGAG gtaaaagatgagaaaaatgttcAAGAGGTGTTTGACCTGAGTGACTATGAGAAGTGTGAAGAGCTCCGGAAATCCAAGAGCAGGAGCAAGAAGAATCATAGCAAGTTCACTCTTGCCCACTCCAAACAGCCTGGGAACACGGTACGCTCCGCCTGCCGCCTGGGCCACCGGAACATCGACCAG GCACCCAACTTGATCTTCCTGGCAGTGAGTCCGGAAGAGAAGGAATCGTGGATCAACGCCCTCAACTCCGCCATCACCCGCGCCAAGAACCGCATCTTGGATGAG GTCACCGTTGAGGAGGACAGCTATCTCGCACACCCAACTCGAGACAGGGCAAAAATCCAGCACTCCCGCCGCCCCCCAACTCGGGGACACCTAATGGCTGTG GCTTCAACCTCTACCTCGGATGGCATGCTGACCTTGGACCTGATCCAGGAGGAAGACCCTTCCCCTGAGGAACCAACCTCCTGTGCTGAGAGCTTTCGAGTCGACCTGGACAAGTCTGTGGCCCAGCTGGCAGGCAGCCGGCGGAGAGCAGACTCAGACCGCATCCAGCCCTCCTCGGACCGGGCAAGCGGCCTTCCCCGACTTTGGGAAAAGCCAGACAGAGGGGCCACCTACACCCCCCAGGCACCCAAGAAGTTGAGCCCCGCAGAAAAAGGCCGCTGTGCCTCCCTGGAGGAGATCCTGTCTCAGCGGGACACTGCCGCAGCCCGCACCCTCCAACTGCAGGCCCAGGACCCCCcgacccccatcccaccccacccggGGCAGCTGTCCCGGATCCAGGACCTGGTAGCAAGGAAACTGGAGAAGACTCAGGAGCTGCTGGCAGAGGTTCAGGGACTGGGAGACGGGAAGCGAAAGGCCAAGGACCCCCCTCGGTCTCCTCCCGATTCTGAGTCAGAACAGCTGCTGCTGGAGACAGAGCGGCTGCTGGGAGAGGCGTCATCAAATTGGAGCCAGGCGAAGAGGGTGCTCCAGGAAGTCAGGGAGCTGAGGGACCTGTACAGACAGATGGACCTGCAGACCCCCGACTCCCACCTCAGACAGCCCAGCCAGCATAGCCAGTACCGGAAGAGCCTGATGTAG